In a genomic window of Deinococcus aquiradiocola:
- a CDS encoding ABC transporter ATP-binding protein, which translates to MTHSESSIPAMSRSDINKNAEVLLDVKGLKTYFYTDEGVVKSVDGVTFHIQRGETLAVVGESGSGKSVTSLSIMRLIAMPPGKIVEGEILFRGKDGVQKNLVTASEAEMRKIRGNDISMIFQEPMTSLNPVYTVGDQIAEAVMLHQGKNRKEGMEVAAQMLELVGIPAARKRVNEYPHQMSGGMRQRVMIAMALSCNPALLVADEPTTALDVTIQAQILDLMRKLQAEIGMSILFITHNLGVVAEMADRVVVMYGGRVVEEGEVLDIFRAPKHPYTMGLLNSMPRVDHAAVPGVRKERLEAIPGNVPNPLNLPSGCAFEPRCKFAVPECSKAVPALEDTGAGHMSRCIRWREFSEVKA; encoded by the coding sequence ATGACCCACAGTGAATCCAGTATTCCGGCCATGAGCCGCAGCGACATCAACAAGAACGCCGAGGTGCTCCTCGACGTCAAGGGCCTCAAGACGTACTTCTACACCGACGAGGGCGTCGTGAAGAGCGTGGACGGCGTGACCTTCCACATCCAGCGCGGCGAGACGCTCGCCGTGGTGGGCGAGTCCGGCTCCGGCAAGAGCGTCACCAGCCTCAGCATCATGCGCCTGATCGCCATGCCGCCCGGCAAGATCGTGGAGGGCGAGATCCTCTTCCGCGGCAAGGACGGCGTGCAGAAGAACCTCGTCACCGCCAGCGAAGCCGAGATGCGCAAGATCCGCGGCAACGACATCAGCATGATCTTCCAGGAACCCATGACGAGCCTCAACCCGGTGTACACCGTCGGCGACCAGATCGCCGAGGCCGTCATGCTCCACCAGGGCAAGAACCGCAAGGAAGGCATGGAGGTCGCCGCGCAGATGCTGGAACTCGTCGGCATTCCCGCCGCGCGTAAACGCGTGAACGAGTACCCGCACCAGATGTCCGGCGGCATGCGCCAGCGCGTCATGATCGCCATGGCGCTCTCCTGCAACCCCGCCCTGCTCGTCGCGGACGAACCCACCACCGCGCTCGACGTGACCATCCAGGCGCAGATTCTCGACCTGATGCGCAAACTGCAGGCCGAGATCGGCATGAGCATCCTGTTCATCACGCACAACCTCGGCGTCGTCGCCGAGATGGCCGACCGCGTCGTCGTGATGTACGGCGGCCGCGTCGTCGAGGAAGGCGAGGTGCTCGACATCTTCCGCGCGCCCAAGCACCCCTACACCATGGGCCTGCTGAACAGCATGCCGCGCGTCGATCATGCCGCCGTGCCCGGCGTCCGCAAGGAACGCCTCGAAGCCATTCCCGGCAACGTCCCCAACCCCCTCAACCTCCCGAGCGGCTGCGCCTTCGAGCCGCGCTGCAAGTTCGCGGTCCCCGAATGCAGCAAGGCCGTCCCGGCCCTGGAAGACACGGGTGCCGGCCACATGAGCCGCTGCATCCGCTGGCGCGAATTCAGCGAGGTGAAGGCATGA
- a CDS encoding ABC transporter permease — translation MTAIPAPPKTNARAQSQMQVAWGQFRKNRLATIGGIFIILLYVMAIFAPFIAPDGLSNYSTTATTRYHEPTPLHIRDPKTGRYGLFVDKFAQTMNPDTFLQEFRPTGERCPVRLFVRGDTYRILGIPGNLHLFGTGNPDCKVFLWGAEGLGRDLFTRTMYASQISLSIGVLAVFISTIIGVVMGALAAFFGGWVDNVINRLVEVISAIPYLFLLILLRSLFPQDANPILVLFLLLVILAFISWGGLARTVRSQLLSVREQDYVTAAYSLGSSQSRIMLRHMIPSMTSYLIVTLSLAIPGTILTESGLSFLGIGAVEPYVSWGTLLNQTQDGGIASITDRPWMLIPGFFIVFTVMCYQLLGDGLRDAFDPRKRQ, via the coding sequence ATGACAGCCATCCCCGCACCCCCCAAAACGAACGCCCGCGCCCAGAGCCAGATGCAGGTCGCGTGGGGGCAGTTCCGCAAGAACCGCCTCGCCACCATCGGCGGCATCTTCATCATCCTGCTGTACGTCATGGCGATCTTCGCGCCGTTCATCGCGCCGGACGGCCTCAGCAACTACAGCACCACCGCCACCACCCGCTACCACGAACCCACCCCGCTGCACATCCGCGACCCCAAAACCGGCAGGTACGGACTCTTCGTGGACAAGTTCGCGCAGACCATGAACCCCGACACCTTCCTGCAGGAATTCCGGCCGACCGGCGAACGCTGCCCGGTGCGGCTCTTCGTGCGCGGCGACACGTACCGCATCCTCGGCATTCCCGGCAACCTCCACCTCTTCGGGACCGGCAATCCCGACTGCAAGGTGTTCCTGTGGGGGGCCGAGGGCCTGGGCCGCGACCTGTTCACGCGCACCATGTACGCCTCGCAGATCTCGCTGAGCATCGGCGTGCTCGCCGTGTTCATCAGCACGATCATCGGCGTCGTGATGGGCGCCCTCGCCGCGTTCTTCGGCGGCTGGGTGGACAACGTCATCAACCGCCTCGTGGAGGTCATCTCGGCCATCCCGTACCTGTTCCTGCTGATCCTGCTGCGCTCCCTGTTCCCGCAGGACGCCAACCCGATCCTCGTGCTGTTCCTGCTGCTCGTGATCCTGGCGTTCATCAGCTGGGGCGGCCTCGCCCGCACCGTGCGCAGCCAGCTGCTGTCCGTGCGCGAGCAGGACTACGTGACGGCCGCGTACTCGCTCGGCTCGTCGCAGTCGCGCATCATGCTGCGCCACATGATTCCCAGCATGACCAGCTACCTGATCGTGACGCTCAGCCTCGCCATTCCCGGCACCATCCTCACCGAGAGCGGCCTGAGCTTCCTCGGGATCGGCGCGGTCGAACCGTACGTCAGCTGGGGCACGCTCCTCAACCAGACGCAGGACGGCGGCATCGCCAGCATCACCGACCGGCCCTGGATGCTCATCCCCGGCTTCTTCATCGTGTTCACCGTCATGTGCTACCAGCTGCTCGGCGACGGGCTGCGCGACGCCTTCGACCCGCGCAAACGGCAGTGA
- a CDS encoding ABC transporter permease has translation MFTFLLRRLLNLLPTFLLATILVFAIIQLAPGDFLTPAKLNPGISQQQLDNLAAQFGLNKPAWQQYFQWLWNLLHGNLGLSFSYTQPVLDVAWPRVVNSIKLVLVYLVLFYAISIPLGVYGAVRQYSIGDRVSGVVFYFLLGFPSFFIALLTIFGILKLRQATGWNIPMIGMTSDGYDQMSALGKIWDTLKHLIIPGLVLAVGDVAGFTRVLRGQMLEYLRGDFVRTARSKGVPEFSVVYKHTLRNAIIPFVAGIGGLLPTLIGGAGFVEVVFAYPGITPMLLDAIASQDFYLVAAFSILPMVLLFIGNAISDILLAVIDPRIRFN, from the coding sequence ATGTTCACCTTTCTGCTCAGACGACTCCTGAACCTCCTGCCCACCTTCCTGCTCGCCACCATCCTGGTGTTCGCGATCATCCAGCTGGCGCCCGGCGACTTCCTCACGCCCGCCAAGCTCAACCCCGGCATCAGTCAGCAGCAGCTCGATAACCTCGCCGCGCAGTTCGGCCTGAACAAACCCGCGTGGCAGCAGTACTTCCAGTGGCTCTGGAACCTCCTGCACGGCAACCTGGGCCTCAGCTTCAGCTACACGCAGCCGGTGCTGGACGTCGCGTGGCCGCGCGTCGTGAACTCCATCAAGCTGGTGCTCGTGTACCTCGTGCTGTTCTACGCCATCAGCATCCCGCTCGGCGTGTACGGCGCGGTCCGGCAGTACAGCATCGGCGACCGCGTCAGCGGCGTCGTGTTCTACTTCCTGCTCGGCTTCCCCAGCTTCTTCATCGCGCTGCTCACCATCTTCGGCATCCTGAAGCTGCGTCAGGCGACCGGCTGGAACATCCCCATGATCGGCATGACCAGCGACGGCTACGATCAGATGAGCGCCCTCGGCAAGATCTGGGACACCCTCAAGCACCTGATCATTCCGGGCCTCGTGCTCGCCGTGGGCGACGTGGCGGGCTTCACGCGCGTCCTGCGCGGCCAGATGCTGGAGTACCTGCGCGGCGACTTCGTCCGGACCGCCCGCAGCAAGGGCGTGCCCGAATTCAGCGTCGTGTACAAGCACACGCTGCGCAACGCCATCATTCCCTTCGTGGCCGGCATCGGCGGTCTGCTCCCCACCCTGATCGGCGGGGCGGGCTTCGTGGAGGTGGTGTTCGCGTACCCCGGCATCACGCCCATGCTGCTGGACGCCATCGCCTCCCAGGACTTCTACCTCGTCGCGGCCTTCTCGATCCTCCCGATGGTGCTGCTGTTCATCGGCAACGCGATCAGCGACATTCTGCTCGCGGTCATCGACCCGCGCATCAGGTTCAACTGA
- a CDS encoding ABC transporter substrate-binding protein, with amino-acid sequence MKKILMLAAALTLGSSMAAPFVWPAKWSADPASAAKKGGDYRESTISDYKTINPFTSAEARSIPNYWMSLGAGLFTQDQTDDSFIPDMAEGMPVVSNNGKRFVVKIRQGMKFSDGQAITADDWVTTWKIHTDDKVGSNSYDSFFINDKPITVKKLDNYTLQFDFPQQSATAYVTMSYTPWPDHVFGKAYSAGGAEAVKKLWGLNVNPSDVVTAGAFTLQSYSAGQRAVLKRNANFGEWNKDSAGAALPYLDTVTLKIVKDLNASLASYLAGELDVYGPRNADDLAQIKKAIDAGTLKATELANVSPAATSQWITFNWNKADSPFKQKLFRDVRFRRAMSMVANREAMVQLALGGLGNPTYYSVYPVFKNYINDAAPKYPYNLAGATKLLAQMGFTKKGSDGILVNAQGQKLEFTLATNSGNTVREQLGRIFADEAKKVGVKVNFTPIDFNVLVGQLTSKGESRPFDAILLGLSGGDNIWPFGSNTVPCGGNLHSYNNPTKGDCLTSQEQLMTKLFFQGDSTVDQAARQKIGAQLLKTEAELQPVVYLVGGSYHVTYNNRLGGQFPRNQMDSYYGSRNVVTTFIK; translated from the coding sequence ATGAAGAAGATTCTGATGCTCGCCGCTGCCCTGACCCTCGGCAGCAGCATGGCTGCCCCGTTCGTCTGGCCTGCCAAGTGGAGCGCCGATCCCGCGAGCGCCGCCAAGAAGGGCGGCGACTACCGCGAATCCACGATCAGCGACTACAAGACCATCAACCCCTTCACCTCCGCCGAGGCCCGCAGCATCCCGAACTACTGGATGAGCCTCGGCGCAGGCCTGTTCACGCAGGACCAGACCGACGACAGCTTCATCCCGGACATGGCCGAAGGCATGCCCGTCGTGAGCAACAACGGCAAGCGCTTCGTCGTCAAGATCCGCCAGGGCATGAAGTTCAGCGACGGCCAGGCCATCACCGCCGACGACTGGGTCACCACCTGGAAGATCCACACGGACGACAAGGTCGGCAGCAACAGCTACGACAGCTTCTTCATCAACGACAAGCCCATCACCGTCAAGAAGCTCGACAACTACACCCTGCAGTTCGACTTCCCGCAGCAGAGCGCGACGGCCTACGTCACCATGAGCTACACCCCCTGGCCCGACCACGTCTTCGGCAAGGCCTACTCGGCCGGCGGCGCCGAAGCCGTCAAGAAACTCTGGGGCCTGAACGTCAACCCTTCCGACGTCGTCACGGCGGGCGCCTTCACCCTCCAGAGCTACTCGGCCGGTCAGCGCGCCGTGCTGAAACGCAACGCGAACTTCGGCGAGTGGAACAAGGACAGTGCGGGCGCGGCCCTGCCGTACCTCGACACCGTCACCCTCAAGATCGTCAAGGACCTGAACGCCTCGCTCGCCTCCTACCTCGCCGGTGAACTCGACGTATACGGGCCCCGCAACGCCGACGACCTCGCGCAGATCAAGAAGGCCATCGACGCCGGGACCCTCAAGGCCACCGAGCTCGCCAACGTGTCGCCCGCCGCGACCAGCCAGTGGATCACCTTCAACTGGAACAAGGCCGACAGCCCCTTCAAGCAGAAGCTGTTCCGCGACGTGCGTTTCCGCCGCGCCATGAGCATGGTCGCCAACCGCGAGGCCATGGTCCAGCTCGCGCTGGGCGGCCTGGGCAACCCCACGTACTACAGCGTGTACCCGGTCTTCAAGAACTACATCAACGACGCCGCGCCCAAGTACCCCTACAACCTCGCGGGCGCCACCAAGCTCCTCGCGCAGATGGGCTTCACCAAGAAGGGCAGCGACGGCATCCTCGTGAACGCGCAGGGCCAGAAGCTGGAGTTCACGCTCGCCACCAACTCCGGCAACACCGTCCGTGAACAGCTCGGCCGCATCTTCGCAGACGAGGCCAAGAAGGTCGGCGTCAAGGTCAACTTCACGCCCATCGACTTCAACGTCCTCGTCGGCCAGCTGACCAGCAAGGGCGAGAGCCGTCCCTTCGACGCCATCCTGCTCGGCCTGAGCGGCGGCGACAACATCTGGCCTTTCGGCAGCAACACCGTCCCCTGCGGCGGCAACCTGCACAGCTACAACAACCCCACCAAGGGCGACTGCCTCACCAGCCAGGAACAGCTGATGACGAAACTCTTCTTCCAGGGCGACAGCACCGTGGACCAGGCGGCCCGCCAGAAGATCGGCGCGCAGCTCCTCAAGACCGAGGCCGAACTGCAGCCCGTGGTGTACCTCGTGGGCGGCAGCTACCACGTCACGTACAACAACCGCCTGGGCGGCCAGTTCCCCCGCAACCAGATGGACAGCTACTACGGGTCCCGTAACGTCGTGACCACCTTCATCAAGTAA
- the secG gene encoding preprotein translocase subunit SecG, translated as MLTIFIIMFALVSVALIFFVLLQVPKQAGLSSSLGGGGDLFGGRGVEGGLVRISSVLGGLFMLLALLIDVLSR; from the coding sequence ATGCTGACCATCTTCATCATCATGTTCGCCCTCGTGTCCGTCGCGCTGATCTTCTTCGTGCTGTTGCAGGTGCCGAAGCAGGCGGGGCTCAGCTCCAGCCTGGGCGGCGGCGGCGATCTGTTCGGCGGGCGCGGCGTGGAGGGTGGTCTGGTCCGGATCAGCAGTGTGCTGGGCGGGCTGTTCATGCTGCTGGCGCTGCTGATTGACGTTCTGTCGCGCTGA
- the purD gene encoding phosphoribosylamine--glycine ligase, whose protein sequence is MKVLVVGGGGREHAIVDALTRSSSVTGVVCTPGNPGIAALARCVPGAQDPAAVAALAVGEGVDLVVVGPEGPLAEGVVDALQAAGVPAFGPSRDASRLEGDKAWSKAFMARHGIPTARYRSFEDLPGALAYALEQPLPVVVKDAGLRAGKGVTICHAHDEAREALTAIFSQDGAAAVIEEFMTGQEVSVLAFADGVRAVQMLPSQDHKTIHEGDTGPMTGGMGVICPFPLTDADRTSVQSGILDLVMAGMAAEGLPFVGVLYAGLMLTPDGPKVVEFNARFGDPEAEAVLPLLTGDLGEITLACAQGRLDPGMVTFAAGASAVVILAAPGYPGEPQRGVPLTLPVAGEGERIYQAGTALQGEQLVSAGGRVLAVQASADTLALALGRAYRLVERVGFEGAQFRRDIGGRIGLTPEA, encoded by the coding sequence GTGAAGGTGCTCGTGGTGGGCGGCGGTGGGCGCGAGCACGCCATCGTGGACGCCCTGACGCGCTCGTCGTCCGTGACCGGCGTGGTGTGCACGCCCGGCAACCCCGGCATCGCGGCCCTGGCGCGGTGCGTGCCGGGCGCGCAGGACCCGGCGGCCGTCGCCGCGCTTGCGGTGGGGGAGGGCGTGGACCTGGTGGTCGTGGGGCCGGAGGGTCCGCTCGCGGAGGGCGTGGTGGACGCGCTGCAGGCGGCGGGCGTCCCGGCGTTCGGGCCGAGCCGGGACGCGTCGCGTCTGGAGGGCGACAAGGCGTGGAGCAAGGCGTTTATGGCACGGCACGGGATTCCCACCGCGCGGTACCGCAGTTTCGAGGACCTGCCGGGCGCGCTCGCGTACGCGCTGGAGCAGCCGTTGCCGGTCGTGGTGAAGGACGCGGGCCTGCGGGCCGGGAAGGGCGTCACCATCTGTCACGCGCACGACGAGGCGCGGGAGGCGCTCACGGCGATCTTCTCGCAGGACGGCGCGGCGGCCGTGATCGAGGAGTTCATGACGGGGCAGGAGGTGAGCGTCCTCGCCTTCGCGGACGGGGTGCGGGCCGTGCAGATGCTGCCCAGCCAGGACCACAAGACCATTCACGAGGGCGACACCGGCCCCATGACGGGCGGCATGGGCGTCATCTGCCCGTTCCCGCTGACGGACGCGGACCGCACGTCGGTGCAGTCCGGCATTCTGGACCTGGTGATGGCGGGCATGGCGGCGGAGGGCCTGCCGTTCGTGGGCGTGCTGTACGCGGGCCTGATGCTGACGCCGGACGGGCCGAAGGTGGTGGAGTTCAACGCGAGGTTCGGGGACCCGGAAGCCGAGGCGGTGCTGCCGCTCCTGACGGGCGACCTGGGCGAGATCACACTCGCGTGTGCGCAGGGCAGGCTGGACCCCGGCATGGTGACGTTCGCGGCAGGCGCGAGTGCCGTGGTGATCCTGGCCGCGCCCGGCTACCCGGGCGAGCCGCAGCGCGGCGTGCCGCTCACGCTGCCGGTGGCGGGGGAGGGCGAGCGCATCTATCAGGCGGGCACGGCCCTGCAGGGGGAGCAGCTGGTGTCGGCGGGCGGGCGCGTGCTGGCGGTGCAGGCGAGCGCGGACACCCTGGCGCTGGCGCTGGGACGCGCGTACCGGCTGGTGGAGCGCGTGGGCTTCGAGGGCGCGCAGTTCCGCCGCGACATCGGCGGCCGGATCGGGCTGACACCGGAAGCCTGA
- a CDS encoding MBL fold metallo-hydrolase: MPQLIDLEFQGASGIIASSVFDTGDGLAVVDCGPSSSLPALEAGLERFGARLEDVRHLLLTHIHLDHAGAAGTLAARVPDLRVYVHARGAAHLQAPERLMASAAQIYGDQMDTLWGEMRPVPAAQLTVLDGGETLTPGRVEVRPLYTPGHAVHHLAYHVGPDLFVGDVGGIRLDRRQSPRPPTPPPDIDLPAWQASIALLRDVDAQTLHLTHFGSHRHEAAHWDALERNMAFDADLVRQELEAGADLARITERYTEALGEALVLEGPDLPSRYALACPPWMSVQGLARYWTRAAARGRA; the protein is encoded by the coding sequence ATGCCTCAACTCATTGATCTGGAGTTCCAGGGCGCCTCAGGCATCATCGCGTCGTCCGTTTTCGACACGGGCGACGGGCTGGCCGTCGTGGACTGCGGACCGTCGAGTTCGCTGCCCGCACTGGAAGCGGGCCTGGAACGGTTCGGTGCGCGGCTGGAGGACGTGCGGCACCTGCTGCTCACGCACATTCACCTGGATCATGCGGGCGCGGCGGGTACGCTCGCGGCGCGCGTGCCGGACCTGCGGGTGTACGTGCACGCGCGCGGCGCGGCGCACCTGCAGGCGCCGGAGCGGCTCATGGCGAGCGCCGCGCAGATCTACGGCGACCAGATGGACACGCTGTGGGGCGAGATGCGGCCCGTCCCGGCCGCGCAGCTCACGGTGCTGGACGGCGGCGAGACGCTCACGCCCGGTCGGGTCGAGGTGCGGCCGCTGTACACGCCGGGGCATGCCGTGCATCACCTCGCGTACCACGTGGGGCCGGACCTGTTCGTGGGGGACGTGGGCGGCATTCGCCTGGACCGTCGGCAGTCGCCGCGCCCGCCGACCCCGCCGCCGGACATCGACCTGCCCGCGTGGCAGGCCAGCATCGCGCTCCTGCGGGACGTGGACGCGCAGACGCTGCACCTGACGCATTTCGGCAGTCACCGGCACGAGGCGGCGCACTGGGACGCGCTGGAGCGCAACATGGCGTTCGACGCGGACCTCGTGCGGCAGGAACTGGAGGCGGGTGCGGACCTCGCCCGGATCACGGAGCGGTACACGGAGGCGCTCGGTGAGGCGCTCGTGCTGGAGGGGCCGGACCTGCCGTCCCGGTACGCGCTCGCGTGCCCGCCCTGGATGAGCGTGCAGGGCCTCGCGCGGTACTGGACGCGCGCGGCGGCCCGCGGCCGCGCCTGA
- a CDS encoding RNHCP domain-containing protein gives MTRRFVKQGTNSAFVCGHCGLDVQPLLNGSVRNHCPACLHSVHLDVFPGDRAADCGGLMVPVGVESHPKKGWMILHRCATCGYEGRNKAALDDPAQPDSYDALLAVSSRERSR, from the coding sequence GTGACGCGCCGCTTCGTCAAGCAGGGCACGAACTCCGCCTTCGTGTGCGGCCACTGCGGCCTGGACGTGCAGCCCCTCCTGAACGGCTCGGTCCGCAACCACTGCCCCGCGTGCCTGCACAGCGTGCACCTCGACGTGTTCCCCGGCGACCGCGCCGCCGACTGCGGCGGCCTGATGGTCCCGGTGGGCGTGGAGAGCCACCCGAAGAAAGGCTGGATGATCCTGCACCGCTGCGCCACCTGCGGCTACGAGGGCCGCAACAAGGCCGCGCTCGACGATCCCGCCCAGCCGGACAGTTACGACGCGCTGCTGGCCGTGTCCAGCCGCGAACGCTCCCGCTGA